GGAGTTCCGGGAGGACGCACCGCTTGAGCGACATCTGGTCGAACAACGGTTCTGGATCATGGATGATCGCTCCCATGTTGGGCTGCATTACCGCTCGGAGGATTTCAATGAGGAGCGGGCTAACCGGTACACGATTATCCGGGCCCAGTTCGATAGCTGGTTCTCCTCAAAAGTGCGCGAGGCAGGCGCGACCGTGCTGTGCGAGACCACCGTCACCGATCTTGCGCAGGATGCCTATGGCAGAGTCATCGGTGTTCGTACAGATCGCCAGGACGGCGAGATCCACGCAGATGTCGTGGTGCTGGCCGAGGGCGTGAACGGCCTGCTCGGCACGCGTGCGCGCCTGCGAGACCGCCCCAAACCTAACAAGGTGGCCCTCGCGGTAAAGGAAATGCACTTTTTGCCGCGCGAGACCATCGAAGCGCGTTTCAATCTGAGCGGCGACGAAGGCGTTGTGATCGAAGCTGCGGGTACCATTTCCGGCGGTATGACGGGGATGGGCTTCATCTACGCCAATAAGGAATGCATTTCGCTCGGGATCGGGTGTCTTGTCGCAGACTTCCAACGCACCGGACGGACACCCTACGAGCTGCTCGACCACTTCAAGCGCCACCCGTCGGTCGCGCCCCTGATCGAGGGGTCGGAGGTCAAGGAATATTCAGCGCACCTCATCCCGGAGGGCGGCTACAAGGCAATCCCGCAGCTCTACGGAGACGGCTGGGTCGTGGTCGGTGACGCGGCGCAGCTCAACAACGCCATTCATCGCGAGGGGTCCAACCTTGCGATGACGTCCGGACGGATCGCGGCCGAAGCGATCTTCCAGGTGAAATCGCGCCGGCTTGGCATGACCGCGGAAAATCTCGCGCTCTACAAGAGGATGCTGGATCGCTCCTTCGTCTTGAAGGACATGAAGAAGTACAAGGACATGCCGAGGCTGATGCATACCAACTCGCAAAACTTCTTTCTGACCTACCCCCAGCTCATCTCCAAGGCGATGCAGACCTACCTTCGGGTTGACGGTACGCCAAAGTCTGAGAAACAGAAGTCGACGCTGAAATCCTTTGTCAATGCGCGGTCCTGGACCGGGCTGTTCGGCGACGCATTCCGCTTCGCCCGCGCCTGGCGCTAATTCTTTGAAACACAACTCGAATCAACGAGGCTGAATATGAAAATCGAGCGATCAGTGCGTGTCGAAGACAAATTGTTTTGCAACCGCTATCTTGTGGACGCCGGACGTCCCCACATCAAGGTGCGTGCGCATACCAGGCCTTCGCCGCAGCTTCTTGCGCTTTTGAGAGCCTGCCCCGCGCGCTGCTATGACCTTAATGACAAGGGGCAGGTCGAGGTCACCGTCGACGGCTGCATGGAGTGCGGCACCTGCCGCGTCATCGGCGAGCCCACCGGCGACATCGAATGGGGCTATCCGCGTGGCGGATATGGGGTGTTGTTCAAGTTCGGGTGAGGGCAGTTATGATTGCCGCCGTGTTATCCGCCCGGCGGAGAAGATCTCGCGGCGGAGCTAGATCGCCGTAGCTTGCGTGCGCCAGACGAAAGTCGACCAACGCCCGAATATTTGGCCGTGAGAGCGCTTTCGGCGAACTCAGCTCCTGGATATGGGCTTCCACGTCGACCATGCCCGGAGAAGAGGGGCAAAAGGTGCAAAAAGGTGGACTACTCGGCCCCTTGCGGGTGCCATGCCGTGCCGCCTCGATCGCAACGGCAACTGAATGCACGATCACGGCAAAGCGCACGGCCGTTTGAATTGCGTCCAAGCTGACACCGGATTGCCGCAGCGCCTTTTCATGGGCGGTCCATGCAGGCACCGCACCCATTGATTGCGCTTACCGCCAGTGCCAACACCTTGAAATCGGCTCTGTCTACTTGAGATCGCCCAACACGTTCATGCGCAGCCGAGCAGGCATTGTCTTGTTTTCCGGGTTGGAGGCTAGGTGAGTGAAGCGGTACCAGACGGTGTTCATCGCCATGACGGATGCTATGGATTTCGCCGCCTCGACCGCCGCTGCGTCATCACCACGCCTGCGGCGGCTTATATTGCGGCCGTCACGATCGGATTGCGCGGCGATCGCGCTCGCCAGCAGCAATCCATGTTTGCTCTATGGTGACAGGGTTCGTCCGCCGTCATCGACGCCACGTTGAGCCTGACATCCTTGGCGAAATCGGGAATCTGCCTTGCAGCTGGTCGATGGACATGTCCCCTCAAGCGACTTTCAACGTCTCCCCGCCGATCTCGCGGTTGCAGGGGCAGAGCTCGTCAGTCTGCAGGGCATCCAAGACGCGCAGCGTGTCCTTCGGGCTGCGACCGACATTGAGATTAGTGGCATAGACATGCTGGATGGTATTCTCAGGATCGACAATAAAGGTCGTGCGATGGGCAACGCCATCGGCCGAGCGGCCGCCAAGACCGTCGACGAGCGCGCCGTCCGTGTCGGCAAACTGCCAAATCGGCAGATGGTGCAGGTCCTTGTGCTCGCGCCGCCAGGCAAGCTTGCAGAACTCGTTGTCAGTCGAGCCGCCCAGCACGACCGCATCGCGGTCGGCGAAATCCTTCGCCAGGCGGGCGAATTCGGCGATCTCGGTCGGGCAGACAAAGGTGAAATCCTTAGGGTAAAAGAAGATGATCTTCCATTTCCCAGGAAAGCTCCCTTCGGTCAGCGTCTCGAATGCGCTCTGTCCCTTCTCTTCATGCAAGTGAAAGCCGGGCTTTACCCCGGTGATTTGGAACGACGGCAACTTACTTCCAATTCCAAGCATTGTGTCCCCACTGTGTACTTCGGGCGAAGCCCTCTGATCTCGCGCCATCAGCGAAGCAAGCGATGTGCCATGAGATCGCTCGGCTTAACTGTCGCTCCTACAACATTCCTTTCGTGGTTATGACGGGTTCAAGCCATGCTGTGACATCAAAGACCGCGGCTCCTGAATTCAAACCGTCTTGGACCAGCAGATCCGGAGAACGAAGATCTATAGCAAGCTCCGTCGACAGCACGCGACCAACAAGACAGGTGCCCGACCCCGATCCGTGAGCAGGTCCGCGACGATGTCCACGGCGAGAAACAGAATAAGGCTGGAAGCAAGGTCCTGAGCTTGACCACAGCAAGCACTACGGCTCGAGTTGCAGCCCAGGGCAGGGAGTTGTGACCGCAACTAGTCCTCGGCGCGATCGAGGTCTCTCGGCGCTGGGCACCTGGGGTTTGGGCTGCAATACACCGTCAAGTCGCGCGGTTGAATGAAGCGGTGCATCGTCGTCTGCTTGGCCTGCAAATCACCATCAAGCGATTTTTCGATAAGGCTTTCCTCCGGAGCGTCTGGGCGGAGCTGGAGGGAATGATCCCGTTCCTGTGGGAACAGGAAGTGCTACCGACTAAGCTCAGGCCAATAGGCATGCCCTTTGCTGTTGACGGTGAGCGATACACGTCGAGTCCACTGCGATGAGGGCGCATTGTATCTCATTCATTATTCCCGCTGGGCAATGCACTTGGCCTGGTCCGAATGAGCCTGCCCATACCCCAGCCCAAACCAAATGCCGCGCAGTGAGCGCTATCAGCATAGGAATCAGGAGACCAGATGATCAAGGCCAGGAAGGAAAGAGTCCGCGAACTAATTCGGTCGCTCGAAACGGTCCAAATGCGAAGTCAGGCTCTCGGCAAAGAAGTGAGTACGCTCGAAGGCAGGTCGTCCTCCCTGACCGGGACCGGGACTGGTAAGAACGATGCAGCGCATTCCCGGCGCGAAGCCAGCGACGACATCCAGAACGCCATCGATCACATGAGGGTCGCTGTCGGTGATGACAGCCATGTCGGAACCTAAGGCAGCACCCAAGCCGCACCAATCATTGCTGCCCTGTCAGGCTCTCGCCCAGGCGCTCCTCATGGAACGCTGGTGAGCAGCCGTGGCTAGAACGGCACGCTCCGGCGCCCCGCGCGGCTGGCGATTGACGCTACGGGCAACAGGCGCTTGATCTGCCGCCAGGTTTGGCCGTGCGATGCACACTGCCAGAGAACGACAGTGAACGACGTATTGACCCACCCGTTGACGGCGGTTCCTTTTGAGACGCGACAAGTTTTTCAGGGGAGAAGCGATCGACGGCAGCCCGGTTGATGTTGGTAAATCACCCTTTATCGCCACGCGATAGTCCGCGAGTTCCACCGCGAACGAACGGCAGCGCACGCGCAGTACAGCCGATCGAAGCTGAGATCACATTGGCTATCGTTTGGCTGTCGACGATGTGGCCGACCCGCTACTCATGTTCGGAGTCGCAACAGAGACTTGGCCGCAAGGGAGTAGAACCTGCCGCTGCGGGGCAGCTGACAACGCTCGAGGGAGACCGGCGCTCGCGTCGGCGATTGTGGAGCACTGTTGGGGAAGCGAGGTTAGGCGCGGGAACTGCTATGACGCCAATGGCTATGGCGTTGCTGTTCTCGTCGCCGTGCTCACCGGCGTACCTTCAAGCGGAATGACCTGGTGACTAGCCGCCAGAATCCCGCGAGTCCACCAGCTAGCCTTTTCTTGAGAATGGTCCAGATCTTGCGAACCCGTGAATTGCCCCGCTCGTCATTGTGTCTTCCAGAACCTCGGGGCGATGTCGACGACCTGAAGCGATCTCGGTGAAACGTAAATATACTTATGAGTTGTGAGACCCTCGCATGTCCAGTTCGACGATGAAGTCCCGGGATAGAGTTGCGTGCATGACGAGTCCGATATGTTCGCGACTCTTGGTCCGCAGGCGCAGCGGGAGCCGATGGGATCCGACAGCACTGTGCCCGCAATGCATATTAGGCGGGCGACGGCGCCCAGATGTGGCTCAGGGCGTCGATAGTCGCCGTGGCGGTGGTCGGGGGCCTCGGAGCAGCGAAAATGCTGGCCTCAATCCGGGTGGGCTTTCATTGCGGAACGGCCTCGCCCACACAGAATACGGGTTGGCCCGCCTGTCCTCCGATCTGATTGTCTGGGCGCGATCAGTGGAAATCACGAGTCTGGCTCAAACCTTGCAACAGGCGAGACGAAGCCGGACACATGGTACGGCGCTCGGTGCTAAGCCCCGCCGGTCACGGCGGCGGCCGTCTGCGCTCATGGAAGCTCGAGTCTGAGCACTGTTGGAGATTGTGAAAGTGGCGATAGGCTTTGTGAAGTGGTTCAATCCTGAAAAGGGGTACGGATTCATCAGGCCCGAGGACGGCACCGCTGACGTCTTCGTTCATATATCGGCGGTTCAAAAGGCGGGATATACAACTTTAGCTGAGGGCTCGCGCGTAAACTACGAGCTCGTCCCCGGCCGCTCCGGCAAGATGTCGGCTGAAAACCTTAGCGTTGGCTGAAGCGGGACTTCTGCCGTTGTTGGGCCAGCGCATCGGGAGGAGAGCCTAGTGTGCCACCCGTTCAGTTCAACTGACGTGTACGTCAGGCCCCTTGGACATCTGAAGCTGCTCGATGATCCATCCTCATGAAATTCCGGGAGCCTCAGCTCGTCCAGCCATTCGCGTTGGTCGATTGACCAACGCGGCAAGAAGCCGCCTTCGATCGTACGCGGCGTACGCCGGTGTCGAGCGCACCGAGAAAGTGATCGTGATGCGGGCGCTTCGGCGTACCTTTGAAGCAGCATCCAGCTTCCATCGCATTGGTCGAAGTGCAGCTTGAACGAGCAGCGCTGAGTGCTGAGCCGTAAGCAGGTTAGCTTGACCGCTCCAGTTAAGGCGATCGGAGAGGTCCGCCGACGGTCGCAGGTAAAGCTTCAGTATTTTCGGTATTATAGATAAGAAGACTCGAACGAGTTTGGCCTTGAGGATGGGGAATGCCATTGCATCGCGCCTCCTCTTGGAGATTGGGCCGATCAGAGCGACACCCGATCGATCGCGCGAGGGTCTGAGCTAAGTCCGTAGGCAATCGAGATCATGTTCCAGACGGTCGAGAATTGCCTCGACGGAATTGGAGGCGGTGCACGCGAGGTTGGCCATCCAGATCTTGATTTTCTTACTGGCTAATTTTAAGCAGCGACGCTTGCCTGTCCGGCATCTCCTGCTGACGTGGAGGATTCTGGGGCTTGCGATGGCGCTTCAGAGGCCGAGACCAGCGAGACGTGCTTGAGCTGGGCGTATACGTCCATTCCGTCCTTGAGCCGTAGCGTATCAAACGCGTAACGCGTGATGCGCGCCAAAATGTTCGTACCTGAGCCGCCGGTGCCAAGCGCAAGAACCAGAGTGATCTCGGACGCGCCAAGCGGCAAACAAGCTTTAATCCGCGCCGGAAAGACATTGAGGATGGTGCTTGAGCGCGGAGCTTCGCGCGAGACGCTGACGTCGGTGGCTGCGATGCGCAGCCGCTGGTGTACGCCGGGTGCAAGCGGCGCCGCCGGCACCAACAGCCGCGCACCTTTGAGGCGGAGGATGAGCAGCCCATAGCGCCCGTCATAGCCGCCGACCATGGCATCAAGGCTGACGGCGGCTTCGTGGCTCGCCGCAAGGGGCAGCGCTGGATCGCTCTGCAGGATATGCAACGGCCCGGCTGCGGTGATCGTGCCACGCTCCATCATCACGAGGTGATCGGCGAGATGTTCGATTTCGGCTATGTCATGGCTGAGGTAGATCGTCGGCACGGCGAGCTTATTATTCAGGCGCTTAAGACATGGCAAAATCTCACTCTTGGCGCAGCGATCCAGGGTGGCAAGCGGTTCGTCCATCAGAAGAACTCTTGGCTGAGATAACAGCGCGCGGCCGATAGCGACGCGCTGCCGCTCGCCGGCGGAGAGATGCGCTGGTGAGCGGTCGAGCAGTGGCGCTATACCAAGCCATTCGACCACTTCATCAAACGCAATCGACCTCGACATAGGTTTGGGCGCGGCGTATAGCAAGTTGCGCCTGATCGACAAATGCGGAAAGAGGCACGGCTCCTTAAGGACATAGCCGATCGGACGAAGATGTGGCGCGCGGAACGTCGTCTCGTCCTGCCACAGCTCGCCATCGATAGCGCAAAAGCCGGTCGACAAACGCTCGAGTCCCGCAATGCAGCGCGCCACCGTGGTCTTGCCGCAACCTGGCGCCCCGAAAATCCCTGCCACGCCTTTGGCCGGTATGCTGAACTGCGTATTCAGCGGGAAGCGAGCGCGCTTCTCGCTGAACGCGACTTCGATCCGGCCCGGTGTGGCTGTCCTCACGTGCTCCTCCGTCCGAGGTATTTATCGATTAAGGTCAAGATCAGGATGACGGCAAAGGCGAACATCAACATGCCGCCGGCAACCAAGCTTGCCTCGTGCCAGCGTGATGCTTTGATATATTCGAAGAGAAAGGCGGACAGTACTTTGGTACGGCCAGGAATGCTGCCGCCAATCATCAGCACGATCCCGAATGCGGCGACTGTATGCGCGAAGCCAAGCACGGCGGCGGTAAGAAAAGCCGGTCGCGCCAAAGGTAGTGCGACCGTAAGGAAGGCATATGACGGAGAGGCGCGCAGAGTGGCCGCAACTTCCAGCGGTCTGTCGCCCATGGTAGTGAAGGCGTTGCAGATAGGCTGCACGACAACAGGCAGCGCGCTCAATACCGATCCGATAACGAGCCCTGCGAAGGCGAACGCAAGCGTGCGCTCGCCCCAGAGAGAGGCGAGCAGGCCGCCCGGACCGGTCGGGCCGAGCAAGGCCAGCAGATAGAAGCCGAGCACCGGTTGCGGCAGCATTGGTGGCAGTACGATGATCGTCGCCACGGCCTCGCTCCACGTGCTCTTCGAACGCGCTAGCCACCACGAAAGCGGCGTACCAAGTATCAAGAGGATCACGGTCGTGATACTCGCGAGCTCGATTGTTAGTCTGACCGACACCCAGATCTCTGAAAGGCCTTCCATGCGTGTCAACTTTACGATTGCCGCACGGAACCGCGGCGCGCGATGCCTGCGTCCTTTGAGAAGATCGATGAGGGCGGGTCTACCCTTTAAGCCAGTCGCCAAAAGCGGCGTGCTGCCGGAGAGGATCAGGAGACTCCTGCGGTCCCAACCAGCAAGCGCCGGTTCCGCCATCCGTAAGCTCCGAAAGCGCGACGAATGTCGGCTTGACATTGGCAGTCGCGGTAAATTGATTGGATTGCGTGTTCGTCGTCTCGACCCGCGCTTGTTGCATCGCTTCACGAACGCCGAGCGCTTTGATCTCTCTCGGTGGAGTTGGCTCAGGACACGGTGCGGCCGGATTGCAGGTACATGGTTTTGTCAAACAGGGGTTCTTCAGCGTCTTCGCACGACCCACAAAATCTACACTCGATATCCACGGTAGGAAGCAGCTGGGCGCTTCTGTGAGGCAGCCGTCGGAATCCGCAAGATCGTTCTCAATCAATTTGCAAAGACAGAAGCGATTACTTGAGAGAAATTCCTGCAATGAGACGGTTTGTGTGATCTGCCTGAAAGACTCTTCGCTCGCGCCACAGCACACGATCGTCTCGTGCCGGCTCTTCGTTAGTGCCGTTCCAATCTCTTTGGTCTGCATCGGCGCATCCGTGGCGTGCGCCATGGTGATGTTCGCAGCTTCCGGATTTCCAACCACCAGAAG
This portion of the Bradyrhizobium diazoefficiens genome encodes:
- a CDS encoding peroxiredoxin; the encoded protein is MLGIGSKLPSFQITGVKPGFHLHEEKGQSAFETLTEGSFPGKWKIIFFYPKDFTFVCPTEIAEFARLAKDFADRDAVVLGGSTDNEFCKLAWRREHKDLHHLPIWQFADTDGALVDGLGGRSADGVAHRTTFIVDPENTIQHVYATNLNVGRSPKDTLRVLDALQTDELCPCNREIGGETLKVA
- a CDS encoding molybdate ABC transporter permease subunit, which gives rise to MEGLSEIWVSVRLTIELASITTVILLILGTPLSWWLARSKSTWSEAVATIIVLPPMLPQPVLGFYLLALLGPTGPGGLLASLWGERTLAFAFAGLVIGSVLSALPVVVQPICNAFTTMGDRPLEVAATLRASPSYAFLTVALPLARPAFLTAAVLGFAHTVAAFGIVLMIGGSIPGRTKVLSAFLFEYIKASRWHEASLVAGGMLMFAFAVILILTLIDKYLGRRST
- a CDS encoding FAD-dependent oxidoreductase — its product is MIEERFDAIVVGAGMAGNAAALTMARKGMKVLQLERGEYAGSKNVQGAILYADMLEKLIPEFREDAPLERHLVEQRFWIMDDRSHVGLHYRSEDFNEERANRYTIIRAQFDSWFSSKVREAGATVLCETTVTDLAQDAYGRVIGVRTDRQDGEIHADVVVLAEGVNGLLGTRARLRDRPKPNKVALAVKEMHFLPRETIEARFNLSGDEGVVIEAAGTISGGMTGMGFIYANKECISLGIGCLVADFQRTGRTPYELLDHFKRHPSVAPLIEGSEVKEYSAHLIPEGGYKAIPQLYGDGWVVVGDAAQLNNAIHREGSNLAMTSGRIAAEAIFQVKSRRLGMTAENLALYKRMLDRSFVLKDMKKYKDMPRLMHTNSQNFFLTYPQLISKAMQTYLRVDGTPKSEKQKSTLKSFVNARSWTGLFGDAFRFARAWR
- a CDS encoding cold-shock protein, with translation MAIGFVKWFNPEKGYGFIRPEDGTADVFVHISAVQKAGYTTLAEGSRVNYELVPGRSGKMSAENLSVG
- the modC gene encoding molybdenum ABC transporter ATP-binding protein; this encodes MRTATPGRIEVAFSEKRARFPLNTQFSIPAKGVAGIFGAPGCGKTTVARCIAGLERLSTGFCAIDGELWQDETTFRAPHLRPIGYVLKEPCLFPHLSIRRNLLYAAPKPMSRSIAFDEVVEWLGIAPLLDRSPAHLSAGERQRVAIGRALLSQPRVLLMDEPLATLDRCAKSEILPCLKRLNNKLAVPTIYLSHDIAEIEHLADHLVMMERGTITAAGPLHILQSDPALPLAASHEAAVSLDAMVGGYDGRYGLLILRLKGARLLVPAAPLAPGVHQRLRIAATDVSVSREAPRSSTILNVFPARIKACLPLGASEITLVLALGTGGSGTNILARITRYAFDTLRLKDGMDVYAQLKHVSLVSASEAPSQAPESSTSAGDAGQASVAA
- a CDS encoding ferredoxin family protein, with the protein product MKIERSVRVEDKLFCNRYLVDAGRPHIKVRAHTRPSPQLLALLRACPARCYDLNDKGQVEVTVDGCMECGTCRVIGEPTGDIEWGYPRGGYGVLFKFG